In one Haloplanus salinus genomic region, the following are encoded:
- a CDS encoding DUF7095 family protein — MNRDTALDRAADIVDCVARAAAGDARLPVPVREVWVYGDVALGLDPIDRLDVYVTKDLLMRGDADRAAAFEERYGVAGVGRTVDADWAEANPDHLRANDNGHAAPERCLAAHLVNDDEPVHLEVCNASFSDNVTQRLKGAMAREAYGEILDPRGVCLYADGRRDDEAMAKLRGGELAFPTLSGALEMLGLDEAAAAEAADALRERRAEATGRTVRGDVV, encoded by the coding sequence ATGAACCGAGACACGGCGCTGGACCGGGCCGCCGACATCGTCGACTGCGTGGCTCGGGCCGCCGCCGGCGACGCCCGCCTCCCCGTTCCCGTCCGCGAGGTGTGGGTGTACGGCGACGTGGCCCTCGGCCTCGACCCGATCGACCGCCTCGACGTGTACGTTACGAAGGACCTCCTCATGCGCGGCGACGCCGACCGTGCGGCCGCGTTCGAGGAGCGCTACGGCGTCGCGGGCGTCGGCAGAACCGTCGACGCCGACTGGGCCGAGGCGAACCCGGACCACCTCCGCGCGAACGACAACGGGCATGCGGCGCCGGAGCGCTGTCTCGCCGCCCACCTCGTGAACGACGACGAACCGGTTCACCTGGAGGTGTGCAACGCCTCCTTTTCGGACAACGTCACCCAGCGACTGAAGGGCGCGATGGCCCGGGAGGCCTACGGCGAAATCCTCGATCCACGCGGCGTCTGTCTCTACGCCGACGGCCGACGCGACGACGAGGCGATGGCGAAACTCCGCGGCGGCGAACTCGCCTTCCCCACCCTTTCGGGGGCCTTGGAGATGCTGGGACTCGACGAGGCGGCGGCCGCCGAGGCGGCGGACGCCCTCCGGGAACGCCGCGCCGAGGCGACGGGACGGACGGTGCGTGGCGACGTGGTGTGA